Proteins from a genomic interval of Kaistia defluvii:
- a CDS encoding saccharopine dehydrogenase family protein, which produces MKTITVVGAGKIGSTIASMLAETGDYRVELVDRSEASLDALPALPRLTHRVADVATEGALVETLAGSFAVISALPFHLTTAVATAAISAGVHYLDLTEDVASTRFVKSMAATASAALIPQCGLAPGFISIVANDMARDFDSLDSIRMRVGALPQFPSNGLNYSLTWSTDGVINEYCEPCEAITNGRLVSVPPLEEREEFSLDGVLYEAFNTSGGLGTLCETLSGKVRRLNYKTVRYPGHAAIMKVLLDDLRLGARRELLKDILEQSLPTTRQDVVVIFVSVSGMKQGRLVEEIYAKKIYSRGEGPSACSAIQLTTASAACAVLDLLAEGKLPATGLVRQEDIPMAAFLANRFGCVYRPDGSGITNSQGRQEKTAEPHPADGARRHAKAAGLLPA; this is translated from the coding sequence ATGAAAACCATCACCGTCGTTGGAGCCGGAAAGATCGGCAGCACCATCGCGTCGATGCTGGCGGAGACGGGCGACTACCGGGTCGAACTGGTCGACCGCAGCGAAGCGAGCCTCGACGCGCTGCCGGCACTGCCGCGCCTGACGCACCGCGTGGCCGATGTCGCCACCGAAGGCGCGCTGGTCGAAACGCTGGCAGGCTCGTTTGCCGTCATCAGCGCCCTGCCCTTCCACCTGACGACCGCCGTCGCCACGGCCGCGATATCAGCCGGCGTGCACTATCTCGACCTGACGGAAGACGTCGCCAGCACCCGTTTCGTGAAGAGCATGGCGGCGACCGCCAGCGCGGCGCTGATCCCGCAATGCGGCCTCGCCCCCGGCTTCATCTCGATCGTCGCCAACGACATGGCGCGCGATTTCGACAGCCTCGACAGCATCCGCATGCGGGTCGGCGCGCTGCCGCAGTTTCCCTCCAACGGGCTCAATTACAGCCTGACCTGGAGCACGGACGGCGTCATCAACGAATATTGCGAGCCCTGCGAGGCGATCACCAATGGGCGGCTCGTCTCGGTGCCGCCGCTGGAAGAACGCGAGGAATTCTCGCTCGACGGCGTGCTCTACGAGGCGTTCAACACCTCCGGCGGTCTCGGCACGCTGTGCGAGACGCTCTCCGGCAAGGTGCGGCGGCTCAACTACAAGACGGTCCGCTATCCCGGCCATGCGGCGATCATGAAGGTGCTGCTCGACGATCTCCGCCTCGGCGCCCGGCGCGAATTGCTGAAGGATATCCTGGAACAATCGCTGCCGACGACACGGCAGGACGTGGTGGTGATCTTCGTCAGCGTCAGCGGCATGAAGCAGGGCCGGCTTGTCGAAGAAATCTACGCCAAGAAGATCTATAGCCGCGGGGAAGGCCCGAGCGCCTGCAGCGCGATCCAATTGACGACGGCCTCGGCCGCCTGCGCGGTGCTCGACCTGCTGGCCGAGGGAAAGCTTCCCGCGACGGGACTGGTCCGGCAGGAAGACATTCCGATGGCGGCGTTCCTCGCCAATCGCTTCGGCTGCGTCTACCGGCCGGACGGATCCGGCATCACCAACAGCCAGGGGAGGCAGGAAAAGACGGCAGAGCCGCATCCTGCCGATGGCGCCCGCCGCCACGCCAAGGCGGCGGGCCTCCTGCCCGCATAA
- a CDS encoding aminotransferase class V-fold PLP-dependent enzyme, which yields MDTPRDTIETVNATPLQRFRAGLASPDIVRELREGLIGEGKLIESPFGPKPLLYADYVASGRALRQVESFVMEEVLPFYANSHTEASYCGGAMTRMRREGRATIGRLVGADADCAVIFTGSGATAGINRLVSLLGVADAAQRGENPLVIVGPYEHHSNILPWRESGAEVIEIAEAAEGGPDLGELEATLARTGDRSLRIGAFSAASNVTGITTDTDAVTALLKRHGALAVWDYAGGGPYMPMNMAPGEGLAKDAIVLSPHKFAGGPGASGILVVRKSAVTQTRPSWPGGGTVSFVSPWGHDYVKDLAAREEAGTPNVVGDIRAVLAFLVKDAVGQAFIDRRHAELNARALAVWSQNPRLKLLGVDKGERLPIFSMRVLNGEGGFVHHQLFTRMLSDCFGIQARGGCACAGPYAHRLLGIDEDASNAIRASIGAGQEIEKPGWVRLNLSFLMDDAKADFLIRSVDQLARDPSAAAAYQVDVATAKFRPADKAA from the coding sequence ATGGATACTCCCCGCGACACGATCGAGACCGTCAACGCCACGCCGCTGCAGCGTTTTCGCGCCGGCCTCGCGAGTCCCGATATCGTGCGCGAACTGCGCGAAGGGCTGATCGGCGAGGGGAAGCTGATCGAAAGCCCCTTCGGGCCGAAGCCCTTGCTCTATGCCGATTACGTTGCCTCGGGCCGGGCGCTGCGCCAGGTCGAGAGCTTCGTCATGGAAGAAGTCCTGCCCTTCTACGCCAACAGCCATACCGAGGCGTCCTATTGCGGTGGCGCGATGACGCGGATGCGCCGCGAGGGGCGCGCCACCATCGGTCGGCTGGTCGGCGCCGATGCGGATTGCGCCGTCATCTTCACCGGTTCGGGCGCGACCGCCGGGATCAACCGGCTGGTCTCGCTGCTCGGCGTCGCCGATGCGGCGCAGCGCGGCGAAAATCCGCTGGTGATCGTCGGCCCCTATGAGCACCACTCCAACATCCTGCCCTGGCGCGAGAGCGGCGCCGAGGTGATCGAGATCGCCGAGGCGGCCGAAGGCGGCCCGGATCTCGGCGAGCTCGAAGCGACACTGGCGCGAACCGGCGACCGGAGCCTTCGCATCGGCGCCTTCTCGGCCGCCTCCAACGTCACCGGCATCACAACGGATACGGATGCGGTGACGGCGCTGCTGAAGCGGCATGGCGCGCTCGCCGTCTGGGACTATGCCGGCGGCGGCCCCTACATGCCGATGAACATGGCGCCGGGCGAGGGCCTGGCGAAGGACGCGATCGTGCTGTCGCCGCACAAGTTCGCCGGCGGACCCGGCGCCTCCGGCATTCTCGTGGTGCGGAAATCCGCCGTGACGCAGACGCGGCCGAGCTGGCCCGGCGGAGGCACCGTGTCGTTCGTTTCACCCTGGGGCCATGATTATGTGAAGGATCTCGCCGCGCGGGAAGAGGCGGGAACGCCGAACGTCGTTGGCGACATCCGCGCCGTGCTGGCCTTTCTCGTCAAGGATGCGGTCGGCCAGGCCTTCATCGATCGCCGCCACGCGGAGCTGAACGCCCGGGCGCTGGCCGTGTGGTCGCAGAATCCGCGGCTGAAGCTGCTCGGTGTCGACAAGGGCGAGCGGCTGCCGATCTTCTCCATGCGCGTGCTGAACGGCGAAGGCGGCTTCGTCCACCACCAGCTCTTCACCCGCATGCTGAGCGATTGCTTCGGCATCCAGGCGCGCGGCGGCTGTGCCTGCGCCGGCCCCTATGCGCATCGCCTGCTTGGCATCGACGAGGACGCCTCCAACGCGATCCGCGCCAGCATCGGCGCCGGCCAGGAAATCGAGAAGCCCGGCTGGGTGCGGCTGAACCTCAGCTTCCTGATGGACGATGCCAAGGCCGATTTCCTGATCCGCTCGGTCGACCAACTGGCGCGCGACCCGTCCGCTGCCGCCGCCTATCAGGTCGATGTCGCGACGGCGAAGTTCCGCCCTGCCGACAAGGCGGCCTGA
- a CDS encoding GMC family oxidoreductase, with protein sequence MFFDHIIVGGGSAGCVLANRLSADPKRRVLLIEAGPDTPPEAVPATIYGEGFLPDYFQPYRYWTELKAYTGPIGNKSADEIKAAMPERRYEQARVMGGGSSVNAQVLIRGLATDYDEWQAMGAAGWSWDDCLPYFKKIERDLDFTTPLSGTEGRIPIRRTFPEYWSPFALAFRDVVGKAGIPYLDDSHQQVGDACFPFGRNNAYNHRVSSAAGYLDESTRRRPNLKILSGTVVQGLTAEGRRITGVTIRRDGKDERIEAGEVILSAGALHSPALLMRAGIGRAEHLTEHNVAVLADRRGVGENLLDHPLIGFGVHLKPEGQLSRAAKNGFLMHMRWSSGHPQTPRVDMKLTVSGRFAATRLGERLATVNFGPNKAYSKGIVRLNDASPHSEPFVAFNYLSDHRDLERFMTTARQVAGFLTQGPVSDYVSAFWPGIYAASLRNLTAPTAMNKIITNVAAGLLDLGGAARQLVLGAAIDKRFPLDKTMADETLMEEWIRAGVQGDWHPCGTNRMGRADDPNAVVDPHGSVYGVEGLRVADASIMPSIPAANINLTTMMIAEKIADDILAGR encoded by the coding sequence ATGTTCTTCGACCATATCATCGTTGGCGGCGGCTCCGCCGGCTGCGTGCTGGCCAACCGGCTTTCGGCCGACCCGAAGCGCCGCGTGCTGCTGATCGAGGCGGGACCCGACACCCCGCCCGAAGCGGTCCCCGCCACGATCTATGGCGAAGGCTTCCTGCCGGATTATTTCCAGCCCTATCGCTACTGGACGGAGCTGAAGGCCTATACCGGTCCGATCGGCAACAAGTCGGCGGACGAGATCAAGGCCGCGATGCCCGAGCGCCGTTACGAGCAGGCGCGCGTCATGGGCGGCGGCTCCTCGGTCAACGCCCAGGTGCTGATCCGCGGCCTCGCTACCGATTATGACGAGTGGCAGGCTATGGGCGCGGCCGGATGGTCTTGGGACGACTGCCTGCCCTATTTCAAGAAGATCGAGCGCGACCTCGATTTCACGACGCCGCTGAGCGGCACCGAAGGGCGCATCCCGATCCGCCGCACCTTCCCGGAATATTGGAGCCCGTTCGCCCTCGCCTTCCGCGACGTGGTCGGCAAAGCCGGCATTCCCTATCTCGACGACAGCCACCAGCAGGTCGGCGACGCCTGCTTCCCGTTCGGCCGCAACAATGCCTACAACCACCGGGTTTCGTCGGCCGCGGGCTATCTCGACGAGTCGACCCGCCGTCGCCCGAACCTGAAGATCCTCTCCGGAACCGTGGTGCAGGGGCTGACCGCGGAAGGCCGCCGCATCACCGGCGTCACCATCCGCCGCGACGGCAAGGACGAGCGTATCGAAGCCGGCGAGGTCATCCTGTCGGCCGGCGCGCTGCACAGCCCGGCCTTGCTGATGCGCGCCGGCATCGGCCGCGCCGAGCATCTCACCGAGCACAATGTCGCCGTGCTCGCCGACCGGCGCGGCGTCGGCGAGAACCTCCTCGACCACCCGCTGATCGGCTTCGGTGTCCATCTGAAGCCGGAGGGCCAGCTTTCGCGCGCCGCCAAGAATGGCTTCCTGATGCATATGCGCTGGAGCTCGGGTCACCCGCAGACGCCGCGCGTCGACATGAAGCTGACCGTCTCCGGCCGCTTTGCCGCGACGCGGCTGGGCGAACGCCTCGCCACCGTCAATTTCGGCCCCAACAAGGCCTATTCAAAGGGCATCGTGCGACTGAACGATGCCTCGCCCCATTCCGAGCCCTTCGTTGCCTTCAACTATCTTTCCGACCATCGCGATCTCGAGCGCTTCATGACCACGGCGCGCCAGGTCGCCGGGTTCCTGACGCAGGGCCCCGTTTCGGACTATGTCAGCGCCTTCTGGCCGGGCATCTACGCGGCCTCGCTGCGCAACCTGACCGCGCCGACGGCGATGAACAAGATCATCACCAATGTCGCGGCCGGCCTGCTCGATCTCGGGGGCGCGGCGCGGCAGCTCGTGCTGGGCGCGGCCATAGACAAGCGCTTCCCGCTCGACAAGACCATGGCCGACGAGACGCTGATGGAAGAATGGATCCGCGCCGGCGTGCAGGGCGACTGGCATCCCTGCGGCACCAACCGCATGGGCCGCGCCGATGATCCGAACGCCGTGGTCGATCCGCATGGCTCGGTCTATGGCGTCGAGGGCTTGCGCGTCGCCGACGCATCGATCATGCCGTCGATCCCGGCCGCCAACATCAACCTGACGACGATGATGATCGCCGAGAAGATCGCCGACGATATCCTGGCCGGGCGCTAA
- a CDS encoding iron-sulfur cluster assembly protein: MRPNEATPSPAAPLAVADSLTEARAEEVRLALETIRDPELDETVTAMGFIKSIEVDGGSVGVAFQLPTQWCAANFAFLMAADIKAALVALPWVTSAEVVLRDHFAARRINEAVAQDLSFMQAFPQKAEGELDGLRHTFLEKAFLARQHAVLDVLPKGGNLPLPALWTLPDLERVARETASLTEPVARYLALRRNLPGDRAFVSAQGEPVEIAHWTVHVRSVRGTAVTMAANAEHCRVLAAANPD; the protein is encoded by the coding sequence ATGCGGCCGAATGAGGCCACGCCGTCGCCCGCTGCGCCGTTGGCGGTCGCGGACAGCTTGACCGAGGCGCGAGCGGAAGAGGTGCGCCTCGCTCTGGAGACGATCCGCGACCCCGAACTGGACGAGACGGTCACGGCGATGGGGTTCATCAAGTCGATCGAGGTCGACGGCGGATCGGTCGGCGTTGCCTTCCAGTTGCCGACGCAATGGTGCGCGGCGAACTTCGCGTTTCTGATGGCGGCCGACATCAAGGCGGCCCTGGTGGCGCTGCCTTGGGTCACGTCCGCCGAGGTGGTGCTGCGCGATCATTTCGCGGCGCGGCGCATCAATGAAGCGGTCGCGCAGGATCTCTCCTTCATGCAGGCGTTTCCGCAAAAGGCCGAAGGCGAACTGGACGGCCTGCGCCACACCTTCCTGGAGAAGGCCTTTCTGGCCCGCCAGCACGCCGTGCTCGATGTCCTGCCCAAAGGCGGAAATCTCCCGCTGCCGGCGCTATGGACCCTTCCGGATCTGGAGCGGGTCGCGCGCGAGACGGCAAGCCTGACCGAACCTGTGGCGCGCTATCTGGCGCTGCGCCGCAACCTGCCCGGGGACCGGGCCTTCGTCTCGGCCCAGGGCGAGCCTGTCGAGATTGCGCACTGGACAGTGCATGTGCGCAGCGTCCGCGGCACGGCGGTCACCATGGCGGCCAATGCCGAGCATTGCCGGGTCCTGGCGGCGGCCAATCCGGACTGA
- a CDS encoding amidohydrolase family protein: MFVTPDGERILIVDGHTHLWDGRPENWRNDYGRTFIDTFWGGHVGFTPADKRWTQEQFRYYGAEKAARDLFVDGYCDAAIMLPVDLRDFYKDGFNTTDQCSELKALCPDRIVLNGRIDPREGARGLARLEQDHDRFGFKGVKLYTGEWNGISRGYRLSDDFVRPYLEKCRELGITIIHVHKGPTTHPLDYDAFDVRDVDNVATSFPDLTFVVDHCGMPRIDDFCAVAGQEPNVYGGLALVTSFIRARPRHFKTMLIELLWGVGPDRLIFGSDYAITSPDWIIEAFMAFELDEEDTTEAGHALDLDAKRKILGLNAAKLYGLDADALLNLPPVDLPAAEASRHAAE, translated from the coding sequence ATGTTCGTTACGCCGGACGGAGAGCGCATTCTGATCGTCGATGGCCATACCCACCTCTGGGATGGGCGGCCGGAGAACTGGCGCAACGACTATGGCCGCACCTTCATCGACACGTTCTGGGGCGGGCATGTCGGCTTCACGCCCGCCGACAAGCGCTGGACGCAGGAGCAGTTCCGCTACTACGGCGCGGAGAAGGCCGCCCGCGACCTGTTCGTCGACGGCTATTGCGATGCCGCCATCATGCTGCCCGTCGATCTCCGGGATTTCTACAAGGACGGCTTCAACACCACCGATCAGTGCAGCGAGCTGAAGGCACTTTGCCCGGACCGCATCGTGCTGAACGGCCGGATCGATCCGCGCGAGGGCGCGCGCGGGCTGGCAAGGCTTGAGCAGGACCACGACCGCTTCGGCTTCAAGGGCGTCAAGCTCTATACCGGCGAATGGAACGGCATCTCGCGCGGCTACCGCCTCTCCGACGATTTCGTGAGGCCGTATCTGGAGAAGTGCCGCGAACTGGGCATCACCATCATCCATGTCCATAAGGGGCCGACGACGCATCCGCTCGACTATGACGCCTTCGATGTGCGCGACGTCGACAACGTCGCGACGAGCTTTCCGGACCTGACCTTCGTCGTCGATCATTGCGGCATGCCGCGCATCGACGATTTCTGCGCCGTCGCCGGCCAGGAGCCGAACGTCTATGGCGGGCTGGCGCTGGTCACCTCGTTCATCCGCGCCCGGCCGCGCCATTTCAAGACGATGCTGATCGAACTGCTCTGGGGCGTCGGGCCGGACCGGCTGATCTTCGGCTCGGACTACGCGATCACCAGTCCCGACTGGATCATTGAGGCGTTCATGGCGTTCGAGCTCGATGAGGAAGATACGACCGAGGCGGGACACGCGCTCGACCTCGATGCCAAACGCAAGATTCTGGGCCTCAACGCCGCCAAGCTCTACGGGCTCGACGCCGATGCGTTGCTGAACCTGCCGCCGGTCGATCTGCCGGCAGCCGAGGCATCCCGCCATGCGGCCGAATGA
- a CDS encoding SulP family inorganic anion transporter, with protein MIARLLQRSLPILDWGRRYNRSTLTNDLIAAVIVTVMLVPQSLAYAMLAGLSPQVGLYASMLPLVAYMLFGTSRTLAVGPVAVISLMTAAAISQVAAPGSPEYLAMAVALAFLSGVILVLMGVFRLGFLAGLLSRPVISGFITASGVLIAVSQLKHVLGVPAGGSTLPDMLAGLFHAVPLFNPYTVLIGVGVVAFLIFVRSRLKGVLLRLGLRRAAAELIVRLGPIAAIVVTTAAAVVFDLQAKGVQLVGAIPQGLPVFALPDLSIETVTRLAGPALLLSVVGFVESISIAQTLASKRRQRISPNQELIGLGVANLASGFSSGYPVTGGFARSVVNFDAGAETPAAGLYTAIGIGLVTLFLTPYLAHLPQATLAATIIVAVLSLVDIAAIRRVYAYSRPDFVAICATILVTWIWGVEIGVVTGVAVSLILHLQRTSRPHMAVVGQMPGTEHFRNVERHAVLTDEAVLGLRVDESLYFGNCGFLEDSVLRLVAERPKVRHLILMCPAVNTIDSSALDSLFEINSRLQDAGIQFHLSEVKGPVMDRLRRSDFLAKLSGKVFLSQMEAVRALTLPVPAMVEAGTASVERA; from the coding sequence GTGATCGCGAGACTGCTGCAACGAAGCCTCCCCATTCTCGACTGGGGCCGCCGCTACAATCGATCGACGCTGACCAATGACCTGATCGCCGCGGTGATCGTCACGGTGATGCTGGTGCCGCAATCGCTCGCCTATGCGATGCTGGCCGGCCTGTCGCCCCAGGTCGGGCTCTATGCGTCCATGCTGCCGCTGGTCGCCTACATGCTGTTCGGCACCAGCCGGACGCTGGCGGTCGGCCCGGTTGCTGTCATCTCGCTGATGACGGCCGCCGCGATCAGCCAGGTGGCGGCGCCGGGATCGCCGGAATACCTCGCCATGGCGGTGGCGCTCGCCTTTCTCTCGGGCGTCATCCTGGTGTTGATGGGCGTGTTCCGGCTCGGCTTCCTGGCCGGATTGCTCAGCCGTCCGGTGATTTCCGGCTTCATCACCGCATCCGGCGTGCTGATCGCCGTCAGCCAGCTCAAGCATGTTCTCGGTGTCCCGGCCGGCGGCAGCACCTTGCCCGACATGCTGGCAGGCCTGTTCCACGCGGTCCCGCTGTTCAATCCCTATACGGTCCTGATCGGCGTCGGGGTCGTCGCCTTCCTGATCTTCGTGCGCTCGCGGCTAAAGGGTGTGCTGCTGCGGCTTGGCCTGCGTCGCGCCGCGGCGGAACTGATCGTGCGGCTCGGGCCGATCGCGGCGATCGTCGTGACGACGGCGGCGGCGGTTGTCTTCGACCTCCAGGCCAAGGGCGTGCAACTGGTCGGCGCGATCCCGCAGGGCCTGCCGGTGTTCGCGCTGCCGGATCTTTCGATCGAGACGGTGACGCGCCTGGCGGGGCCCGCCTTGCTGCTCAGCGTCGTCGGCTTCGTCGAGTCGATCTCGATCGCCCAAACGCTTGCCTCGAAGCGGCGGCAGCGGATCTCGCCCAATCAGGAACTGATCGGGCTTGGCGTCGCCAATCTCGCTTCCGGCTTTTCCTCGGGCTATCCGGTCACGGGCGGCTTTGCCCGCTCGGTGGTCAATTTCGATGCCGGCGCCGAGACGCCGGCGGCCGGGCTCTACACCGCCATCGGCATCGGTCTCGTCACGCTGTTCCTGACGCCCTATCTGGCGCACCTGCCGCAGGCGACATTGGCGGCGACGATCATCGTCGCGGTCTTGTCGCTGGTCGACATCGCGGCGATCCGGCGCGTCTATGCCTATTCGCGGCCGGATTTCGTCGCAATCTGCGCGACGATCCTGGTGACGTGGATCTGGGGCGTCGAGATCGGCGTCGTTACCGGCGTGGCCGTTTCGCTGATCCTGCATCTCCAGCGCACGAGCCGGCCACATATGGCTGTCGTCGGCCAGATGCCGGGGACCGAGCATTTCCGCAATGTCGAGCGCCATGCCGTCCTCACCGACGAGGCCGTGCTTGGCCTGCGCGTCGATGAAAGCCTCTATTTCGGCAATTGCGGCTTCCTCGAAGACAGCGTGTTGCGGCTGGTGGCGGAGCGGCCGAAGGTGCGGCACCTGATCCTGATGTGCCCGGCCGTCAACACGATCGATTCCAGCGCGCTCGACAGCCTGTTCGAGATCAACAGCCGTCTGCAGGACGCCGGCATCCAGTTTCACCTGTCGGAAGTGAAGGGGCCGGTGATGGACCGGCTGCGCCGATCCGATTTTCTCGCCAAACTGTCCGGCAAGGTGTTCCTGAGCCAGATGGAAGCGGTCCGCGCGCTGACCCTGCCGGTCCCCGCCATGGTCGAGGCCGGGACGGCGTCCGTGGAGCGCGCCTGA
- a CDS encoding aspartate/glutamate racemase family protein: MGIYRVRPDAQSYGHEIGILLIACSNPFPPGDVGNAWSYNYPVLYETIYDVTIDSLINEGDRSMAPSVVAAAKKLQGMGVKAITSDCGYMLYFQEEVAAALDIPVMLSSLLQLPFIAATLAPSASIGVICANKDRLTPELLSYAYPHPTRELHVAGLQDAPAFRYAILDEKGELDSDAVEKEVVERAVKLVEEHPEIGAILLECSNLPLYAAAVQRATGRHVFDFLTMIDFVQGAGRRRTYQGGY; the protein is encoded by the coding sequence GTGGGAATCTATCGGGTTCGTCCGGATGCGCAGAGCTATGGCCATGAGATCGGCATCCTGCTGATCGCCTGCTCCAACCCCTTCCCGCCGGGCGATGTCGGCAACGCCTGGAGCTACAATTATCCGGTGCTGTACGAGACGATCTACGACGTCACCATCGACAGCCTGATCAACGAGGGCGACCGCTCGATGGCGCCCTCGGTGGTCGCCGCGGCGAAGAAGCTGCAGGGCATGGGCGTCAAGGCGATCACCAGCGATTGCGGCTACATGCTGTATTTCCAGGAGGAAGTCGCCGCCGCGCTCGACATCCCAGTGATGCTGTCGAGCCTGCTGCAGCTGCCCTTCATCGCGGCAACCCTGGCGCCCAGCGCCTCGATCGGCGTCATTTGCGCCAACAAGGATCGGCTGACGCCGGAGCTGCTCTCCTACGCCTATCCGCACCCGACCCGGGAGTTGCATGTCGCGGGGCTGCAGGACGCGCCGGCCTTCCGCTATGCCATTCTCGACGAGAAGGGCGAGCTCGACAGCGACGCGGTGGAAAAGGAAGTCGTCGAGCGCGCCGTGAAGCTGGTCGAGGAACATCCCGAAATCGGCGCGATCCTGCTGGAATGCTCCAACCTTCCCCTTTACGCTGCGGCGGTACAGCGGGCGACGGGCCGGCATGTGTTCGACTTCCTGACGATGATCGATTTCGTACAGGGAGCGGGCCGGCGCCGGACCTATCAGGGAGGCTACTGA
- a CDS encoding Lrp/AsnC family transcriptional regulator → MDSPGSGKDAASSGRVRDKQPTLDGTDRKLIALLQENARESVTELARKLKLGRTTVHERIAKLEKSGVILGYSTILSRNLGTPASRAIVMLSLVQRMQPAVMERLRRLPEVLTCHTVSGDFDLALMVEAPQMDDLDAVLDEIINLPGVERCRSSIIMTTNFDKG, encoded by the coding sequence ATGGACAGTCCCGGCTCCGGCAAAGACGCAGCTTCCAGCGGCCGTGTCCGGGACAAGCAGCCCACGCTCGACGGCACCGATCGCAAGCTGATCGCCCTGTTGCAGGAGAATGCGCGCGAATCCGTCACGGAGCTGGCGCGCAAGCTGAAGCTCGGCCGGACCACCGTGCACGAGCGGATCGCCAAGCTCGAGAAGAGCGGCGTCATCCTCGGCTATTCCACCATTCTGTCGCGCAATCTCGGCACGCCCGCGAGCCGGGCGATCGTCATGCTGAGCCTGGTGCAGCGCATGCAGCCGGCCGTGATGGAGCGGCTGCGGCGGCTGCCGGAAGTGCTGACCTGCCACACCGTCAGCGGCGACTTCGACCTCGCTCTCATGGTCGAGGCGCCGCAGATGGACGATCTCGACGCCGTGCTCGACGAGATCATCAACCTTCCCGGCGTCGAGCGCTGCCGCAGCTCGATCATCATGACGACCAATTTCGACAAGGGCTGA
- a CDS encoding MBL fold metallo-hydrolase has product MSRRRSSALPTRRPDLAGRPQVTGFFDPRTFSIQYVVADPATRRCAIIDPVLDFDEKSGSVASRNADRLLDFIASQGLTLEWILDTHPHADHFSAADYLRRRTGAPTAIGEKVVGVQTIWNDIYNRTDLPADGSAWDRLFADGDRFRIGDLEARVMFSPGHTLASITYVVGDAAFVHDTLFMPDSGTARADFPGGSASDLWRSIQAILALPDETRLFTGHDYQPGGRKPAWESTVAEQRARNTHVSTCETEAEFVALRSRRDATLPMPKLILHALQVNTNGGRMPAPEANGRRYLKIPIGALGEPDWG; this is encoded by the coding sequence ATGTCGCGACGGCGAAGTTCCGCCCTGCCGACAAGGCGGCCTGACTTGGCCGGCCGGCCGCAGGTGACGGGGTTCTTCGATCCCCGGACGTTCTCGATCCAGTATGTGGTGGCCGACCCGGCGACGCGGCGCTGCGCCATCATCGACCCCGTGCTCGACTTCGACGAGAAGTCAGGCTCGGTCGCCAGCCGGAATGCCGATCGCCTGCTTGACTTCATCGCCTCGCAAGGCCTGACGCTGGAATGGATCCTCGATACCCATCCGCATGCCGATCATTTTTCGGCCGCCGATTATCTGCGCCGCAGGACGGGCGCGCCGACGGCGATCGGCGAGAAAGTGGTGGGCGTCCAGACGATCTGGAACGACATCTACAATCGGACCGACCTGCCGGCGGACGGGTCGGCCTGGGATCGGCTGTTTGCCGATGGCGACCGATTCCGCATCGGCGATCTCGAGGCGCGGGTGATGTTCTCGCCCGGCCATACGCTGGCTTCGATCACCTATGTCGTGGGCGACGCGGCTTTCGTGCACGACACGCTGTTCATGCCGGACAGCGGCACGGCGCGGGCGGATTTTCCGGGCGGATCGGCGAGCGATCTCTGGCGCTCGATCCAGGCCATTCTGGCCTTGCCGGACGAGACGCGGCTGTTCACCGGGCATGACTACCAGCCTGGTGGCCGCAAGCCCGCATGGGAGAGCACGGTCGCCGAACAACGCGCCCGCAACACGCATGTTTCCACCTGCGAAACCGAGGCCGAGTTCGTGGCGCTGCGCAGCCGACGCGATGCGACCTTGCCAATGCCGAAGCTGATCCTGCATGCCTTGCAGGTGAACACGAATGGCGGCCGGATGCCCGCGCCGGAAGCCAATGGCCGACGCTATCTGAAGATCCCGATCGGCGCGCTGGGCGAGCCGGACTGGGGCTGA
- a CDS encoding Lrp/AsnC family transcriptional regulator, whose amino-acid sequence MKPKFDHMDLRILRALQNDSSLSQRELAETVNLSQNACWRRLQAIQQSGVIQGYSVRLNRAAVDLDVVVFVMIRTRHHSKAWLETFRQHVQSMPEVIDFYRIGGDYDYMLKIVTHDLASYDRSYQRLIEKVELDTVTSYFAMEAIAEQRPFPIRDLGG is encoded by the coding sequence ATGAAGCCAAAATTCGATCACATGGACTTGCGGATTCTGCGCGCCCTGCAGAATGATTCATCGCTGTCGCAGCGCGAGCTGGCCGAGACGGTGAACCTGTCGCAGAACGCCTGCTGGCGGCGGCTTCAGGCGATCCAGCAGAGCGGCGTGATCCAGGGCTATTCGGTGCGCCTCAACCGCGCCGCGGTCGATCTCGACGTGGTCGTCTTCGTCATGATCCGCACCCGCCATCATTCCAAGGCGTGGCTGGAAACCTTCCGCCAGCATGTGCAGTCCATGCCGGAAGTGATCGATTTCTACCGCATCGGCGGCGACTACGATTACATGCTGAAGATCGTCACGCACGACCTGGCGAGCTACGACCGCTCCTACCAGCGCCTGATCGAGAAGGTCGAACTGGACACGGTCACCTCCTATTTCGCCATGGAGGCGATCGCGGAACAGCGCCCCTTCCCGATCCGCGATCTCGGCGGCTAG